The segment TAGACTACTCTACCATCCAGATTGTACATGACCAAATGATCATAAACCGATACCGGGACGTTCAATGTCAGTTGAGTCGATACAGGGTTTGGATAGGCGATGATTTCCACATCCGATAAATCTGCTGACAAGATTTCTTCATCTATTTGCAAATTGTCCAAATCTGCGGATTCAAATTTCCACTGCTGATTTTGGTCGGTGACATCTAAACTGCCCAAGAACACCTTGGCTCCATCCGAACGCCCATTTCCAGCATCGATGACCATATTGTTTCCTCTCTTTTGCAAACGATAGTAACCATCCCCTGCTCCGATTTTTAACCACTGCTGATTGACGTCACTCTCAGCGCATTCAATCAAAGTCACATTTTGCTCTTCAATATTCTCTGTGCCACCGTGCAGGCAATATTCTGTGCCGTACTTTTGGTATGAAAAGTAACCATCACCACGATCGATCTCTGTCCATGTAAGATTCTCATGATTAGCATGTTTTAGCAGACTAATGGCATCACCGGCTTGCACTTCAGCACCGCCATTGATGGCATATAGCGACGCACTCCGCTTCACCATTTGAAATTCACCCCCACCTACGCTAGGCGTACCTTCGTACACTTCAACTTCGGCCAATGCCAAAGTACCTGTTCCATTTATTTGGATTCTGATGATACTTCCTATTGCTCCTTCTGCGTTTATGCTCAGGGTGGCCTGACTCAAAGAAGCAACCGTTTGGCTGTATTTGATTATCCCTGAGCTTTCTAATACACTCACGTTGAAATTGGCCAATCTTTCACTACAACAATCCGTCCTATTAAAGATTTTGATCTCACCGATGGCATAACTGCCTCCCAAGTCTACTTGCCACCATGGATAGCTAGAGTTGGCGTTGGTATGCGAAACCGAATTGTCTGCAAACACCCCACTGGTATTGCCATCTACTGCACGAATGGGAGCGCCATCATAGGCAATAGACGACTGAGTTGCATTGCCTCTGTATGCCAGATTGACTATAGCATCATCAGGAATACCCAGCAAGGCAAGGTTCGTGGTTTTAGCTACTGTAGACCCCTCGTATGCGACTGTGAATGTCTCATTGCTATTTTTCTCAACATACGCTATGTTGATCAGGTGATCTCCTGCTTCGAGACAGATACTGCCAGTGACCTCTTCAAAAGTAGCAGGTGAATGATTGATTACTTCAATTCCATCAATGGTCAAACGAGAGGCATCATCCGAAGAAATATAAAAATCATAGCTCCCCTCCTCCGCTATAGTGATGAAACCATCGAAAACCAACGCATACGTACTCAAATCATCAGTAGCAGCCACATTCAAATCTGCACTCCATCCTGAAAGAGCGGGAGACAATGAACCAAAATCAGGCAAAGCATCCCAATCTCCTTCGTACAAACTGTAATTGATCCCAGATGTCGCATAGGACGGAGGAGTCACGCCAGGCTCATTGACACAGGCCTCTTCGCAGGTTACTACTGTCACATCATTGTCAGTCCCCTCATCTGTAATCAGACCACAGGTAATTCCCGTCACATTGTAGCTGGCAGATGGTAAATCCATCTCATATCCTGACAAATTGTAAAT is part of the Reichenbachiella agarivorans genome and harbors:
- a CDS encoding galactose-binding domain-containing protein, translating into MKRKIYHSISTTIKATIREIGLFLVLITLGASLNAQTVVQSLSELQPYLKESNVHVKLAPGTYTVTAEDVANKLFESQTYTESNNSYFKVLLLVSGNGSTYDFTDVTIKVKTEVFRAYGNYDVYEVQITGNNNVLKNLTLFDDGSVDDNPTSGAVNIVIDGASNRVEGFHVTSTGSFPYGYGDAFGKGGSGNVIGHKKHSTCLVRGESNHVKNCTFIHRTYGHCIFMQAANNPLIEGCYVEGEVRSTDDMLAEEGTGSPADLVDFMTTWGYRLPPGHMMSLGEEGIRAYNAGETVIDGVHYSRGTSNVTVLNCTVKNMRGGITLAHATGSKYVEGCTIIGCEQGYALASGSVVNCKADAAYGPVYQSTYDNDRNFNADITIIPPVDPYYNGSKCVAYIGGSGHRVVLRGNEADVNPELKIQMGGYLQNQRFLSGEPSSQNYHTARDMTIYNLSGYEMDLPSASYNVTGITCGLITDEGTDNDVTVVTCEEACVNEPGVTPPSYATSGINYSLYEGDWDALPDFGSLSPALSGWSADLNVAATDDLSTYALVFDGFITIAEEGSYDFYISSDDASRLTIDGIEVINHSPATFEEVTGSICLEAGDHLINIAYVEKNSNETFTVAYEGSTVAKTTNLALLGIPDDAIVNLAYRGNATQSSIAYDGAPIRAVDGNTSGVFADNSVSHTNANSSYPWWQVDLGGSYAIGEIKIFNRTDCCSERLANFNVSVLESSGIIKYSQTVASLSQATLSINAEGAIGSIIRIQINGTGTLALAEVEVYEGTPSVGGGEFQMVKRSASLYAINGGAEVQAGDAISLLKHANHENLTWTEIDRGDGYFSYQKYGTEYCLHGGTENIEEQNVTLIECAESDVNQQWLKIGAGDGYYRLQKRGNNMVIDAGNGRSDGAKVFLGSLDVTDQNQQWKFESADLDNLQIDEEILSADLSDVEIIAYPNPVSTQLTLNVPVSVYDHLVMYNLDGRVVYRDQIPSDAKTLNVNFDSRRSGMYVVILSGKGAYKQVKVIKK